A window of Aliarcobacter trophiarum LMG 25534 contains these coding sequences:
- a CDS encoding rhodanese-like domain-containing protein, whose protein sequence is MKFGKIIVAGSLIFSSLFASDFIDYDTLSKNLKEEAKKDGNLATTDDVKKALSSKDWAVVDVRTMEEWAAGAIAGSMRVGREAPEKALENIVLDDDDKFVKRKLIVVCNTASRAVINAQTFRQMGFDEVKVYGINQWIDECNPVVTKYSASENKEGKKTKFGGYYAEHCKK, encoded by the coding sequence ATGAAATTTGGAAAAATTATAGTTGCTGGGTCTTTGATTTTTAGTTCACTATTTGCTAGTGATTTTATAGATTATGATACTTTAAGTAAAAATTTAAAGGAAGAGGCAAAAAAAGATGGAAATTTGGCAACTACTGATGATGTTAAAAAAGCACTATCTTCAAAAGATTGGGCAGTTGTAGATGTAAGAACAATGGAAGAGTGGGCAGCTGGTGCTATTGCTGGAAGTATGAGAGTAGGACGTGAAGCTCCTGAAAAAGCTCTTGAAAATATAGTTTTAGATGATGATGATAAGTTTGTAAAACGAAAGCTTATAGTGGTTTGTAATACAGCTAGTAGGGCTGTTATAAATGCTCAAACATTTAGACAAATGGGCTTTGATGAGGTTAAGGTTTATGGGATTAATCAATGGATTGATGAGTGTAATCCAGTTGTGACAAAGTATAGTGCTTCTGAAAATAAAGAGGGCAAAAAGACTAAATTTGGTGGATATTACGCTGAACACTGTAAAAAGTAG